In Zingiber officinale cultivar Zhangliang chromosome 3B, Zo_v1.1, whole genome shotgun sequence, a single window of DNA contains:
- the LOC121968309 gene encoding uncharacterized protein LOC121968309 → MESTILVRAGSFLASPRKDGVRHSGSGDSFLRQRCTSALHFETEGAWIGPLLWRSRSEVFLARSNCSPRAGVRALTPAAKVEEEGVDDLAVKWCDLRASVPMRPQAALVGQEQAEYAGGGSTGKGKNTGGSGKGRDGESCDRDDNRRISDYYQQMLQIDPANPLLLRNYGRFLHEVEGDAEAAEECYGRAILASPRDGEVLCLYGELLWEIHRDVERAKAYFERAVKASPNDCYVLGSYAHFLWDAEEEEEKAR, encoded by the exons ATGGAATCCACGATCCTGGTCCGCGCTGGCTCCTTCCTCGCATCGCCGAGGAAGGACGGAGTGCGCCATTCCGGCTCGGGGGACTCGTTCCTCAGGCAACGGTGCACCTCCGCGCTCCATTTCGAAACGGAGGGCGCGTGGATAGGGCCCCTCCTTTGGCGCTCCAGATCGGAGGTCTTTCTTGCCCGATCGAACTGTTCCCCTCGTGCCGGCGTCAGGGCCCTGACCCCGGCGGCGAAGGTGGAGGAGGAAGGTGTGGATGATTTGGCGGTGAAGTGGTGTGATCTGAGAGCGTCGGTGCCGATGAGACCGCAGGCAGCgctggtggggcaggagcaggcGGAGTATGCTGGCGGTGGGAGTACTGGAAAAGGGAAGAATACCGGCGGATCAGGTAAGGGACGTGACGGCGAAAGCTGCGATCGGGATGACAACAGGAGGATCTCCGACTATTACCAGCAGATGCTGCAGATCGATCCTGCCAATCCGCTCCTATTGAGGAACTACGGACGATTCCTGCACGAG GTGGAAGGCGATGCGGAAGCTGCGGAGGAATGCTACGGGCGGGCCATCCTGGCGAGCCCACGGGACGGCGAGGTGCTCTGTCTCTACGGGGAGCTGCTGTGGGAGATTCATAGGGACGTAGAGAGGGCGAAAGCATACTTCGAGCGGGCTGTCAAAGCATCCCCAAACGACTG CTACGTTCTGGGTTCGTATGCTCATTTCCTGTGGGAcgcagaggaggaggaagaaaaggccAGATAG